In Mytilus galloprovincialis chromosome 1, xbMytGall1.hap1.1, whole genome shotgun sequence, the following are encoded in one genomic region:
- the LOC143064579 gene encoding vitelline membrane outer layer protein 1 homolog: MCRVLLLFSLVVCACYATFPRRIGRTLKVSNGGRWGTWQAPSFCPDGQFASGYKLKIEPVQGFLPWQDDTYLNGIELVCGTRYNTSGNGYNVSSGYGRWGNWKGLITCGSAGKFLTAFSLQVQSNQGNGDDTAANSVKFQCRNLNSVSRSHSIGDHGFWGSYGAWSLSCAKGSAICGLRTKLQRPQGGFSDDTALNDVEFYCCGSD, translated from the exons ATGTGTAGAGTATTATTGTTATTTAGTTTAGTCGTATGTGCTTGTTATGCCACGTTTCCAAGACGCATtggcagaactttaaaagtgtcaAATGGTGGACGCTGGGGTACATGGCAAGCACCAAGTTTTTGTCCAGATGGACAATTTGCCAGTGGTTATAAATTAAAG ATTGAACCAGTACAAGGTTTCCTTCCCTGGCAGGACGATACTTATTTGAATGGTATAGAATTGGTGTGTGGTACCAGATATAATACTTCCGGGAACGGATATAACGTATCATCTGGGTATGGCCGTTGGGGAAATTGGAAAGGATTGATAACATGTGGAAGTGCAGGAAAATTCTTAACCGCCTTCTCTCTCCAAGTTCAAAGTAACCAG GGAAATGGAGATGACACTGCAGCCAACTCTGTAAAATTTCAGTGTCGAAATTTAAACAGTGTAAGCCGTTCTCACAGCATTGGTGATCACGGTTTTTGGGGTAGTTACGGTGCTTGGAGTTTGTCATGTGCAAAAGGAAGTGCTATCTGTGGGCTGAGAACTAAACTACAGAGACCTCAAGGAGGCTTCAGTGATGACACAGCTTTAAATGATGTTGAGTTCTATTGTTGTGGAAgtgattaa